Proteins found in one Bordetella genomosp. 11 genomic segment:
- a CDS encoding ABC transporter permease, whose amino-acid sequence MARRDGMMFAAPAAALFLAFWLLPMARLAATGFAVRDGASAYWTVITHAQYWRSLFNTAALSLAASLATLAIALPVGRFLAAHPRFAGRGALMGMLTFPLAFPGVVVGFLIILLAGRQGLASTVSRWLTGQPLVFAYGMAGLFLGYLYFSLPRTIGMVAAAASQIDPAMREAAATLGAGGWRRFADVELPALRPALAAAGAMCFATSMGAFGTVFTLGTQIDVLPVTIYNEFTNYANIPVAAALSIVLGGVTWAILYVAHSVSGERAGAGA is encoded by the coding sequence GATGTTTGCCGCGCCGGCCGCGGCGCTGTTCCTGGCGTTCTGGCTGTTGCCCATGGCGCGCCTGGCGGCCACGGGCTTCGCGGTGCGCGACGGCGCCAGCGCGTACTGGACGGTGATTACGCACGCGCAGTACTGGCGCAGCCTGTTCAACACGGCGGCGCTGTCGCTGGCCGCGTCGCTGGCCACGCTGGCCATCGCCTTGCCCGTCGGGCGCTTCCTGGCCGCCCATCCGCGCTTCGCGGGGCGTGGCGCCCTGATGGGGATGCTGACGTTTCCGCTGGCTTTTCCCGGCGTGGTCGTGGGCTTCCTGATCATCCTCCTGGCGGGGCGCCAGGGCCTGGCCAGCACGGTTTCGCGCTGGCTGACCGGCCAGCCGCTGGTCTTCGCCTATGGCATGGCCGGCCTGTTCCTGGGTTATCTGTACTTTTCCCTGCCGCGCACCATCGGCATGGTGGCGGCCGCCGCGTCGCAGATCGACCCCGCCATGCGCGAGGCCGCCGCGACCCTCGGCGCCGGCGGCTGGCGGCGGTTCGCGGACGTGGAGCTGCCTGCCTTGCGGCCGGCCCTGGCCGCCGCGGGGGCCATGTGCTTCGCCACCAGCATGGGCGCGTTCGGTACCGTGTTCACGCTCGGTACGCAGATCGACGTGCTGCCCGTGACCATCTACAACGAGTTCACCAACTACGCCAACATCCCCGTGGCGGCCGCCTTGTCCATCGTGTTGGGCGGTGTGACATGGGCCATCCTGTACGTGGCGCACAGCGTCTCCGGCGAGCGCGCCGGCGCGGGAGCGTAA
- a CDS encoding carbohydrate ABC transporter permease, which yields MRPPRLGTVLDTAGAWLLGILWILPLLYAVWAAIHPPAYATRFDLFAPLTLENFARAWDAAPFPRYFLNTFFLVTMVLAAQLVLSTMAGYAFARFDFRGRDFVFMLVLLQLMVMPDVLIVENYRTMTWLGIRDTVFAIGLPYFASAFGIFLLRQTFKTIPRELEEAARVEGANGWQILMKVYVPLARPTYIAYGLVSVSYHWNNFLWPLIITNSVNTRPLTVGLQVFSSSDQGIDWSVITAATLLSAAPLLIAFLLFQRQFVQSFLRAGIR from the coding sequence ATGCGGCCCCCCCGGCTGGGCACCGTGCTGGACACGGCGGGTGCGTGGCTGCTGGGCATACTTTGGATCCTGCCGTTGCTCTATGCGGTCTGGGCCGCGATCCATCCACCCGCCTATGCCACCCGCTTCGATCTGTTCGCGCCGCTGACGCTGGAGAACTTCGCGCGCGCCTGGGACGCCGCGCCGTTTCCGCGCTACTTTTTGAACACCTTCTTCCTGGTCACCATGGTGTTGGCGGCGCAACTCGTGCTGTCCACCATGGCCGGCTATGCCTTCGCCCGTTTCGATTTCCGCGGCCGCGACTTCGTCTTCATGCTGGTCCTGCTGCAGTTGATGGTCATGCCCGATGTGCTGATCGTCGAAAACTACCGCACCATGACGTGGCTGGGCATACGCGATACCGTGTTCGCCATCGGCCTGCCGTACTTCGCGTCGGCATTCGGCATCTTCCTCTTGCGGCAGACTTTCAAGACCATTCCGCGCGAACTGGAAGAGGCCGCGCGCGTGGAGGGCGCCAACGGTTGGCAGATCCTGATGAAGGTGTATGTGCCGCTGGCCCGGCCCACGTACATCGCCTACGGGCTGGTATCGGTGAGCTACCACTGGAACAATTTCCTGTGGCCGCTGATCATCACGAATTCCGTCAACACCCGTCCGCTGACGGTCGGTCTGCAGGTGTTTTCCTCTTCCGACCAGGGCATAGATTGGTCGGTCATTACCGCGGCGACGCTGCTGTCCGCCGCGCCGCTGCTGATCGCTTTCCTGTTGTTCCAGCGGCAGTTCGTGCAATCCTTCCTGCGCGCCGGTATCCGCTGA
- a CDS encoding ABC transporter substrate-binding protein produces MRRTVLKSLAAVMAGALFALPVHAQQPVDVEFYYPVAVGGPITKIIDGMVADFHKENPDINIKPVYAGTYQDSIAKVLTAMKGGQPPQLAVLLSTDMFTLIDEDAIVPIDGLVGDAAGKAWLGGFYDAFMQNSRSGGHVWGVPFQRSTIVMYYNKDLFKAAGLDPEHPPATWQELVDASVKLTRKDASGNVTQWGLEIPSGGAFAYWLFQALTTPNNAILMNEAGNQVMLDKPAVVEAAQFWRDLSAKHGAMPSGTIDWGTTPKDFLEKKAAIIWTTTGNLTNIRANATFPFGVAMMPKKVRGGSPTGGGNFYIFKSGTPAQQKAALKFAQWATSPERAAEWSIATGYVAVTPAAWETPKMKQYAQQVPAAAVARDQLAVSVAEFSTHENQRVTKVLNDALQAVLTGAKPAQQALSDAQREADRILRPYR; encoded by the coding sequence ATGCGACGCACCGTATTGAAAAGCCTTGCCGCCGTCATGGCCGGCGCGCTGTTTGCCCTGCCCGTCCACGCCCAGCAGCCGGTGGACGTGGAGTTCTATTACCCGGTGGCGGTAGGCGGCCCCATCACCAAGATCATCGACGGCATGGTGGCGGACTTCCACAAGGAAAATCCCGACATCAACATCAAGCCCGTCTACGCCGGCACCTACCAGGACTCCATCGCCAAGGTGCTGACCGCGATGAAGGGCGGCCAGCCGCCGCAGCTTGCGGTGCTGCTGTCCACCGATATGTTCACCCTGATCGACGAGGACGCCATCGTGCCCATCGACGGGCTGGTGGGCGATGCGGCCGGCAAGGCATGGCTGGGCGGCTTCTATGACGCCTTCATGCAGAACAGCCGTAGCGGCGGCCACGTGTGGGGCGTGCCGTTCCAGCGCTCCACCATCGTCATGTACTACAACAAGGATCTGTTCAAGGCCGCGGGCCTGGATCCCGAGCACCCGCCGGCGACCTGGCAGGAACTGGTGGATGCTTCGGTCAAGCTCACCAGGAAGGACGCGTCCGGCAACGTCACGCAATGGGGCCTGGAAATTCCGTCCGGCGGCGCTTTCGCCTATTGGCTGTTCCAGGCGCTGACCACGCCCAACAATGCGATCCTGATGAACGAGGCCGGCAACCAGGTCATGCTGGACAAGCCCGCCGTCGTGGAGGCCGCGCAGTTCTGGCGCGATCTGTCCGCCAAGCATGGGGCGATGCCCTCGGGCACCATCGACTGGGGCACCACGCCCAAGGACTTCCTGGAGAAGAAAGCGGCCATCATATGGACCACGACGGGTAACCTGACCAACATCCGGGCCAACGCCACCTTCCCGTTCGGCGTGGCCATGATGCCCAAGAAGGTGCGCGGCGGCAGCCCCACCGGCGGCGGCAACTTCTACATCTTCAAGAGCGGTACGCCGGCCCAGCAGAAGGCCGCGCTGAAGTTCGCGCAGTGGGCGACCTCGCCGGAACGCGCGGCCGAATGGAGCATCGCCACCGGCTATGTCGCGGTGACGCCGGCGGCCTGGGAAACGCCCAAGATGAAGCAGTACGCGCAGCAGGTGCCCGCCGCCGCGGTGGCGCGCGACCAGCTGGCGGTCAGCGTGGCGGAGTTTTCCACCCATGAGAACCAGCGCGTCACCAAAGTGCTGAACGACGCGCTGCAGGCCGTCCTGACCGGCGCGAAGCCGGCGCAGCAGGCCTTGAGCGACGCGCAGCGCGAGGCGGACCGCATCCTGCGGCCCTATCGATGA
- the leuA gene encoding 2-isopropylmalate synthase encodes MMLANPAQKYRPFAPFAQDYAERTWPSRRITQPPIWMSTDLRDGNQSLIEPMSIERKLRFFEQLVKIGFKEIEVGFPSASQTDFDFVRKLIDEGRIPEDVVIIVLTQSREDLIARTVEAAAGARRAIVHLYNAVAPAFRKIVFNMSKDDIRKIATTGTEMVKAAIARHPETKWGYEYSPEVFSTTEPEFALDVVNAVSAVWQPTPTDKMIVNLPATIEATTPNLYADQIEWMHRNLARRDSIVLSVHPHNDRGTAVAAAEFAVMAGADRIEGCLFGSGERTGNVDLVTLALNLYTQGVHPGLDFSDIDEVRRCAEYCNQLPVHPRHPYAGDLVFTAFSGSHQDAIKKGFARQQADAPWEVPYLPIDPADLGRSYDAVIRVNSQSGKGGVSYLLEQEHGLVLPRRLQIEFSRAIQRVTDETGREVTATDVYDIFKKEYLDQHAPWKLIRHRITGDPAAAESKHFRVEADVEVDGQRRTITGEGNGAISAFVAALGMPARVMDYHEHAIGAGSDTRAASYIEVRVGDSATGFGVGVDRDIVTASFQAVLCAINRHVKDNAGARDTAQAEAVTA; translated from the coding sequence ATGATGCTCGCCAACCCCGCACAGAAATACCGCCCCTTCGCGCCCTTCGCGCAGGACTATGCCGAACGCACCTGGCCCAGCCGGCGCATTACCCAGCCGCCGATCTGGATGAGCACGGACCTGCGCGACGGCAACCAATCGCTGATCGAGCCGATGAGCATCGAGCGCAAGCTCAGGTTCTTCGAACAGCTGGTGAAGATCGGCTTCAAGGAAATCGAAGTCGGTTTCCCGTCGGCCTCGCAGACCGACTTCGATTTCGTGCGCAAGCTGATCGATGAAGGGCGCATCCCGGAGGACGTCGTCATCATCGTGCTGACCCAGTCGCGCGAAGACCTGATCGCGCGCACCGTGGAAGCGGCCGCGGGCGCCCGCCGGGCCATCGTGCACCTGTACAACGCCGTCGCGCCGGCCTTCCGCAAAATCGTCTTCAACATGAGCAAGGACGACATCCGGAAGATCGCCACCACCGGCACGGAGATGGTCAAGGCCGCCATCGCGCGCCATCCGGAAACCAAATGGGGCTACGAGTATTCGCCGGAAGTCTTCAGCACGACGGAGCCGGAGTTCGCGCTCGACGTGGTGAACGCGGTCTCGGCCGTGTGGCAGCCGACGCCCACGGACAAGATGATCGTCAACCTGCCGGCCACGATCGAGGCGACCACCCCCAACCTGTATGCGGACCAGATCGAGTGGATGCACCGCAACCTGGCGCGCCGCGACAGCATCGTGCTGAGCGTGCATCCCCATAACGACCGCGGTACCGCCGTGGCGGCCGCCGAATTCGCCGTGATGGCGGGCGCCGACCGCATCGAAGGCTGCCTGTTCGGCAGCGGCGAACGCACCGGCAACGTCGACCTGGTGACGCTGGCGTTGAACCTGTACACCCAGGGCGTGCATCCCGGCCTGGATTTCTCCGACATCGATGAAGTGCGCCGTTGCGCGGAATACTGCAACCAGTTGCCCGTGCACCCGCGCCACCCGTACGCGGGCGACCTCGTGTTCACCGCGTTTTCGGGTTCGCACCAGGACGCCATCAAGAAGGGCTTCGCGCGCCAGCAGGCCGATGCGCCGTGGGAAGTGCCCTACCTGCCCATCGATCCGGCCGATCTGGGCCGCAGCTACGACGCCGTGATCCGCGTCAACAGCCAATCCGGCAAGGGCGGCGTGTCCTATCTGCTGGAACAGGAACACGGACTGGTCCTGCCGCGCCGCCTGCAGATCGAGTTCAGCCGCGCGATCCAGCGCGTGACCGACGAAACGGGCCGCGAAGTCACCGCCACCGACGTGTACGACATTTTCAAGAAGGAATACCTGGACCAGCACGCGCCCTGGAAACTCATCCGCCACCGCATCACCGGCGATCCGGCCGCGGCGGAGTCCAAGCATTTCCGCGTGGAAGCGGACGTCGAGGTCGACGGCCAGCGGCGCACGATCACCGGGGAAGGCAACGGCGCGATCTCGGCCTTCGTGGCGGCGCTGGGCATGCCGGCACGCGTCATGGACTATCACGAACATGCGATCGGCGCCGGCTCGGACACGCGGGCGGCCAGCTATATCGAAGTACGCGTGGGCGATTCCGCGACGGGCTTCGGCGTGGGCGTGGACCGCGATATCGTGACCGCGTCGTTCCAGGCCGTGCTGTGCGCCATCAACCGGCACGTGAAGGACAATGCGGGTGCGCGGGACACGGCGCAGGCGGAGGCCGTCACGGCCTGA
- a CDS encoding carbohydrate ABC transporter permease, which yields MKAVYGWLLLLPALVLLAAFTHYPAVATLWHSFFSTPKGRRPAVFVGLDNYQAMREDPVFWQALWNNLWFALGTIPTSVALALAMALWVNRNLAGRGFLRLSYFTPTVLPMVAVANIWLFFYTPQYGLIAQVLQVFGLPGVNWLGSRETALPALMVVSVWKEAGFFMIFYLAALQGVSPSLREAAMLEGASRWQYFSRVLWPLLMPTTLFVLINALINAFRLVDHVVVMTRGGPDNASTLLLFYIFQVGFSFWDTAYAATLTVVLLAVLGLAALLKFRWLDKRTHYQ from the coding sequence ATGAAGGCGGTATACGGCTGGCTGCTGCTGTTGCCGGCCCTGGTGCTGCTGGCCGCCTTTACCCACTATCCCGCGGTCGCGACGCTGTGGCACAGCTTCTTTTCCACGCCCAAGGGCCGTCGTCCCGCGGTCTTCGTGGGCCTGGACAACTACCAGGCGATGCGCGAGGACCCGGTGTTCTGGCAGGCCCTGTGGAACAATCTGTGGTTCGCGCTCGGCACCATTCCGACGTCGGTGGCGCTGGCCTTGGCGATGGCGCTGTGGGTCAATCGAAACCTGGCCGGGCGCGGCTTTCTTCGGCTGTCCTATTTCACGCCCACGGTGCTGCCCATGGTCGCCGTGGCGAATATCTGGCTGTTCTTCTACACCCCGCAGTACGGCCTGATCGCGCAAGTCCTCCAGGTATTCGGCCTGCCGGGCGTCAACTGGCTGGGCTCGCGCGAAACCGCCTTGCCCGCCTTGATGGTGGTGTCGGTCTGGAAGGAGGCGGGCTTCTTCATGATCTTCTACCTGGCCGCGCTGCAAGGCGTTTCACCCTCGCTGCGCGAGGCCGCCATGCTGGAGGGCGCATCGCGCTGGCAGTACTTCAGCCGCGTGCTATGGCCGCTGCTCATGCCCACCACGCTGTTCGTACTGATCAACGCCTTGATCAACGCCTTCCGCCTGGTCGACCATGTCGTGGTGATGACGCGCGGCGGTCCCGACAATGCCAGCACGCTGCTGCTGTTCTATATCTTCCAGGTGGGCTTCAGCTTCTGGGATACCGCCTATGCCGCCACCCTGACCGTCGTCCTGCTGGCCGTGCTGGGCCTGGCGGCATTGCTGAAATTCCGTTGGTTGGACAAGAGGACGCACTACCAATGA
- a CDS encoding phosphodiesterase, translated as MLIAQLSDLHIRLPGQKAYRVVATDTFLPPAIAAINAQRPRPDVVIISGDLTDFGRPAEYAHLKGMLDELDMPYLLLPGNHDDRDTLANVFVGHPSLRGCDGYAQYVVDDYPVRIVVLDTVVPGHSHGILCERRLSWLAGRLAEQPARPTVLVMHHPPFDTGIGHMDAIGLLQGAEALARIVGRHGNIERILCGHLHRSIHRRFAGTIASTCPSPAHQVALDLRPDAPSAFMMEPPAYMLHEWRDGALVSHVAYIGPYPGPYPFHEGGELIDE; from the coding sequence ATGCTTATTGCCCAGCTCAGCGATCTCCATATCCGCCTGCCCGGCCAGAAGGCCTATCGCGTGGTCGCCACCGATACCTTCCTGCCGCCGGCCATCGCCGCCATCAACGCCCAGCGGCCCAGGCCGGATGTCGTCATCATTTCCGGCGACCTCACGGACTTCGGCCGTCCCGCCGAGTACGCCCACCTGAAGGGCATGCTCGACGAGCTGGACATGCCCTACCTGCTGCTGCCCGGCAACCACGACGATCGCGACACGCTGGCGAACGTCTTCGTCGGCCATCCCTCGCTGCGCGGCTGCGACGGCTATGCCCAGTACGTCGTGGACGACTATCCCGTGCGCATCGTCGTGCTGGACACCGTCGTCCCCGGCCATAGCCACGGCATCCTGTGCGAGCGGCGCCTGTCCTGGCTGGCCGGCCGCCTGGCCGAGCAACCGGCGCGGCCGACGGTGCTGGTCATGCATCATCCGCCCTTCGATACCGGCATCGGGCATATGGATGCGATCGGTCTGCTGCAAGGCGCGGAAGCGCTGGCGCGCATCGTCGGCAGGCACGGCAATATCGAAAGAATCCTGTGCGGCCATCTGCACCGCAGCATCCATCGCCGCTTCGCGGGAACGATCGCATCGACCTGCCCCAGCCCCGCGCACCAGGTGGCGCTGGACTTGCGTCCGGACGCGCCCTCGGCATTCATGATGGAACCGCCGGCCTACATGCTGCATGAGTGGCGCGACGGCGCCCTGGTCAGCCACGTGGCCTACATCGGCCCCTATCCCGGCCCCTATCCGTTTCACGAGGGCGGGGAGCTGATCGACGAATAA
- a CDS encoding ABC transporter ATP-binding protein, whose translation MAAIVLEQLTKRYADTAAIHDIDIVVPAGSFTVLLGPSGCGKSTTLRMIAGLDTPTSGRIVIGGDDVTHLPPARRRIAMVFQSYALFPHLTVRENILFGLKVRKEPRADYARRLARVADLLGLEKLLGRKPAQLSGGQQQRVALGRAVISEAPVCLMDEPLSNLDAQLRHDMRREIRSLQRQLGITMVYVTHDQTEAMSMADQIVLLSNGAVEQRDTPDGLYARPATEFAARFIGTPPMNLLMLDNLNGVRVLAGTGGPAVAGAPANAARLGVRPEHIRLSDQGRPAVVQGVEYFGADSIVTCAVGASAGIAVRLTGHATAAAGDAVRLDWAPQHQHFFDAKGAALRPS comes from the coding sequence ATGGCAGCCATCGTTCTGGAACAGTTGACGAAGCGGTACGCGGATACCGCCGCGATCCACGACATCGATATCGTTGTGCCGGCCGGCAGCTTCACGGTCCTGCTGGGACCGTCCGGCTGCGGCAAGTCGACCACGCTGCGCATGATCGCCGGCCTGGATACGCCGACTTCCGGCCGCATCGTCATCGGCGGGGACGACGTCACGCACCTGCCGCCCGCGCGCCGCCGCATCGCCATGGTGTTCCAGTCGTACGCGCTGTTCCCGCACCTGACCGTGCGCGAGAACATCCTGTTCGGCCTGAAGGTGCGCAAGGAACCGCGGGCGGACTACGCCAGGCGCCTGGCGCGGGTGGCGGACCTGCTGGGCCTGGAAAAACTGCTGGGCCGCAAGCCCGCGCAACTGTCCGGCGGACAGCAGCAGCGCGTCGCGCTCGGCCGGGCGGTGATTTCCGAGGCGCCGGTATGCCTGATGGACGAACCGCTGTCCAACCTGGACGCGCAGCTGCGCCACGATATGCGCCGCGAGATCCGTTCGCTGCAGCGGCAGCTGGGCATCACCATGGTCTACGTCACGCACGACCAGACCGAGGCCATGAGCATGGCCGACCAGATCGTCCTGCTGAGCAACGGCGCGGTGGAACAGCGCGACACCCCGGATGGCCTGTACGCGCGCCCCGCCACGGAGTTCGCCGCCCGCTTCATCGGCACGCCGCCCATGAACCTGCTGATGCTGGACAACCTGAACGGCGTCCGCGTGCTGGCAGGCACCGGCGGGCCGGCGGTTGCCGGCGCGCCCGCCAACGCCGCCCGCCTGGGGGTGCGGCCGGAGCATATCCGCCTGTCCGACCAGGGCCGTCCCGCCGTCGTGCAAGGCGTCGAGTACTTCGGCGCCGACTCCATCGTTACCTGCGCCGTGGGCGCCAGCGCCGGTATTGCCGTGCGCCTGACCGGGCACGCCACGGCGGCCGCGGGCGATGCCGTCAGGCTGGATTGGGCGCCGCAACACCAGCATTTCTTCGATGCGAAGGGCGCCGCCCTACGGCCGTCATGA
- a CDS encoding ABC transporter permease yields MRSSAVEFRLGLSATLVVAAFLIGPVIMSMLAGLTRNAFIGVSSGLTLRWVAQVWDLYSDTVWRSLAVALATLAVCLVVGVPAAWALATHRGRLAGVFESLLTLPVAVPGLATALALIVSWGSVGGLRGSVAFIVIGHVLFTLPFMVRAAKASMALAGLATLDEAAATLGASRARRFFDIVVPNAMPGILTGALTVLTLSVGEFNLTWLLHTPLTKTLPVGLADSYASMRLEVGSAYTLVFLLMIMPLLLGLQWFAGRATANGNADPRRAPAVSPALQAREAP; encoded by the coding sequence ATGCGATCCTCCGCCGTGGAATTCCGCCTGGGCCTGTCCGCGACACTGGTCGTGGCCGCTTTCCTTATCGGGCCGGTCATTATGTCGATGCTCGCGGGACTGACGCGCAATGCCTTCATCGGCGTGTCCAGCGGCCTGACGTTGCGCTGGGTGGCGCAGGTATGGGACCTGTATTCGGATACGGTGTGGCGCTCGCTGGCGGTGGCGCTGGCCACGCTGGCCGTATGCCTGGTGGTCGGCGTGCCGGCGGCCTGGGCCCTGGCCACGCATCGCGGACGCCTGGCCGGTGTTTTCGAATCGCTGCTGACCTTGCCCGTGGCCGTGCCCGGATTGGCCACCGCGCTCGCGCTGATCGTGTCGTGGGGCAGCGTCGGCGGCCTGCGTGGCAGCGTCGCGTTCATCGTGATCGGACATGTGCTGTTCACGCTGCCCTTCATGGTGCGCGCGGCCAAGGCCAGCATGGCGCTGGCCGGCCTGGCCACGCTGGACGAGGCCGCCGCCACGCTCGGCGCCTCGCGCGCGCGCCGCTTTTTCGACATCGTCGTACCCAACGCCATGCCCGGCATCCTGACCGGCGCGCTGACCGTGCTGACCTTATCGGTCGGCGAATTCAATCTGACCTGGTTGCTGCATACCCCCCTGACCAAGACCCTGCCCGTCGGCCTTGCCGACAGCTACGCGTCGATGCGCCTGGAGGTGGGCTCGGCCTATACGCTGGTATTCCTGCTGATGATCATGCCCCTGCTGCTTGGCCTGCAATGGTTCGCGGGCCGCGCCACCGCCAACGGCAATGCGGACCCGCGCCGCGCACCGGCCGTTTCGCCCGCTCTCCAGGCCAGGGAGGCGCCATGA
- a CDS encoding ABC transporter ATP-binding protein, which translates to MAPPVAITLSQCAKTWPDGTRALYPIDLRVEGGSTLALLGPSGCGKTTLLRMMCGLEAPDAGGSIRFDDEDVTAQPPQARGVGVVFQNYALFPNMTVAGNVGYGLRVRGMASAARDVRVRQMLDLVRLGDYADRRIGQLSGGQRQRVALARALAIQPRVLLLDEPLTALDAKLREQLRVELAQLLRELAITTVIVTHDQEEAMMLGDRIAVMSEGRLEQTGTAEALYRAPATAFVGGFLGTLCRVKAATAEGFLIAGGADIAFRPHEAQLLPARDSALGARIVARFFLGASIRLEVLLDDGQGFSVVAPADSAHAVGDRVAVRLARPLAG; encoded by the coding sequence ATGGCGCCGCCCGTCGCCATCACCCTGAGCCAGTGCGCGAAGACCTGGCCGGATGGCACGCGTGCCCTGTATCCCATCGACCTGCGTGTCGAAGGCGGCAGCACGCTGGCCTTGCTGGGGCCATCGGGCTGCGGCAAGACGACGTTGTTGCGCATGATGTGCGGACTGGAAGCGCCCGACGCGGGTGGCAGTATCCGCTTCGATGACGAAGATGTCACGGCGCAGCCGCCGCAGGCGCGCGGCGTCGGCGTCGTCTTCCAGAACTATGCCCTGTTTCCCAACATGACCGTGGCCGGCAACGTGGGCTACGGCCTGCGCGTGCGCGGCATGGCGTCCGCGGCCCGCGATGTCCGCGTACGGCAAATGCTGGACCTGGTTCGGCTGGGGGACTACGCCGATCGCCGCATCGGCCAGCTGTCCGGAGGACAGCGCCAGCGCGTTGCCCTGGCGCGCGCGCTGGCCATCCAGCCGCGCGTTCTTCTGCTGGATGAGCCCCTGACCGCGCTGGACGCCAAACTGCGCGAGCAGCTGCGTGTCGAGCTGGCGCAACTGTTGCGCGAGCTGGCGATCACCACGGTCATCGTCACGCACGACCAGGAAGAGGCCATGATGCTGGGCGACCGCATCGCCGTGATGTCGGAGGGCCGGCTCGAGCAGACCGGTACGGCGGAAGCGCTGTATCGCGCGCCCGCCACTGCCTTCGTCGGCGGCTTCCTGGGCACGCTATGCCGCGTCAAGGCGGCGACCGCCGAAGGTTTTCTGATCGCGGGCGGCGCCGACATCGCCTTCCGTCCGCACGAAGCCCAACTGCTGCCCGCGCGCGATAGCGCCCTGGGCGCCCGCATCGTCGCGCGCTTCTTCCTGGGCGCGTCCATCCGCCTGGAAGTCCTGTTGGACGACGGGCAAGGTTTTTCGGTGGTGGCGCCCGCCGACAGCGCGCATGCCGTCGGCGACCGCGTCGCCGTCCGTCTGGCGCGCCCGCTGGCGGGGTGA